The Achromobacter pestifer genome includes a region encoding these proteins:
- a CDS encoding Bug family tripartite tricarboxylate transporter substrate binding protein — protein sequence MRNWIAGAAVATILAGAAPLACAQQAPLDGTLTVVVGYPPGGSSDRIARLVADRLKERVGVAVVVENKTGAGGRIAAQGLHAAPASQNVLMLANPAVMVVAPLVYSQPGYDAQRDFKPVSLVSRYKFALAVAANSPIQDLAGLRQWLKANPKQFAVGVPATGSLPHFFALMLGRELGQEPEVVGYRGSGPLISELIGGILPQGIDTLDTLLPQHRAGKIRILAISGDARDAELKDVPTFKEGGVNLAADGWNAFFAPAAMPQAKADRLGADIAAVLREPAMQEAVHAAYLEPVSLDASGTADALAAYRKQWEPVVRDSGFKAEQ from the coding sequence ATGCGTAATTGGATTGCAGGCGCCGCGGTGGCGACGATACTGGCGGGCGCGGCCCCGCTGGCGTGCGCGCAGCAGGCCCCGCTGGACGGGACGCTGACGGTGGTGGTGGGCTACCCGCCGGGCGGCAGTTCGGACCGCATCGCGCGGCTGGTCGCGGACCGGCTCAAGGAACGGGTCGGCGTGGCCGTGGTGGTCGAGAACAAGACGGGAGCGGGCGGCCGCATCGCGGCGCAAGGCCTGCACGCGGCGCCAGCCAGCCAGAACGTGCTGATGCTGGCGAATCCGGCCGTGATGGTGGTGGCGCCGCTGGTCTACTCCCAGCCCGGCTACGATGCGCAACGCGACTTCAAGCCGGTGTCGCTGGTCAGCCGCTACAAGTTCGCGCTGGCGGTGGCGGCGAATTCGCCGATCCAGGACCTGGCCGGCCTGCGGCAGTGGCTGAAGGCGAACCCCAAGCAGTTCGCGGTGGGCGTGCCGGCCACCGGCAGCTTGCCGCATTTCTTCGCCCTGATGCTGGGCCGTGAACTGGGCCAGGAGCCGGAAGTGGTCGGCTACCGCGGATCGGGCCCGCTGATTTCCGAACTGATAGGCGGCATCCTGCCACAAGGCATAGACACGCTGGACACCTTGCTGCCGCAGCATCGCGCCGGCAAGATCCGCATCCTCGCCATCTCCGGCGATGCGCGCGACGCCGAGCTCAAGGACGTGCCTACTTTCAAGGAAGGCGGGGTGAACCTCGCGGCCGACGGCTGGAACGCCTTCTTTGCGCCGGCGGCCATGCCGCAGGCCAAGGCCGACAGGCTGGGTGCGGACATCGCGGCGGTGCTGCGCGAGCCCGCCATGCAGGAGGCCGTGCACGCCGCCTATCTTGAGCCGGTGTCGCTGGACGCGAGCGGCACGGCTGACGCATTGGCGGCCTACCGCAAGCAATGGGAGCCTGTGGTGCGGGACTCCGGCTTCAAGGCCGAGCAATAG
- a CDS encoding DUF4442 domain-containing protein, with product MKPYWFKNLSPTWRARLMRVGFNLHPAFRATGGKVVHVSADFHHIRIKLPLLRRTRNIVGSMYGGSLFAVTDGAHPTMLMSALGADHIVWDKAATIRYRKPAYVTLYADFRLAPGEIAEIRKLLARDHETTRTYTVELKDRDGVVYAVVERTIYIADKKFYKQKNTGGEPCVASPEGEPPP from the coding sequence ATGAAGCCCTATTGGTTCAAGAACCTGTCGCCGACATGGCGGGCGCGCCTGATGCGGGTGGGCTTCAACCTGCATCCGGCGTTCCGCGCCACCGGCGGCAAAGTGGTGCATGTGTCCGCGGACTTCCACCATATCCGCATCAAGCTGCCGCTGCTGCGGCGCACCCGCAACATCGTCGGCTCGATGTACGGCGGCTCGCTGTTCGCCGTGACCGACGGCGCCCACCCCACGATGCTGATGTCCGCGCTGGGCGCGGACCACATCGTGTGGGACAAGGCGGCCACCATCCGCTACCGCAAGCCGGCCTACGTCACGCTGTACGCCGACTTCCGGCTGGCGCCGGGCGAGATCGCGGAAATCCGCAAGCTCCTGGCGCGCGACCATGAAACCACCCGGACCTATACGGTGGAGCTCAAGGACCGCGACGGCGTCGTCTACGCCGTGGTGGAACGCACGATCTATATCGCAGACAAGAAGTTCTACAAGCAGAAGAACACTGGAGGAGAACCATGCGTCGCATCCCCGGAGGGCGAACCGCCGCCCTGA
- a CDS encoding AMP-binding protein, with amino-acid sequence MERIWQKSYPAGVPAEIEMDGVTTLVSVVRESCRRYAGKTSYISMGKSLSYAELDRLTREFAAWLHANGLGRGDRVALMMPNLLQYPVCLFGALRAGCVVVNCNPLYTPHELQHQLADSGARVIVVADNFAATVQKALDGTAIERVVVTSIGELLGPLKGRLVDFVVRRVKRMVPAWSLPGAVRLGDALRAGSSAPFDEVQLDQRDLACLQYTGGTTGVAKAAMLTHGNLVANLSQAYAWVRPLVTEGEECIVTALPLYHIFALTANCLTFMKMGASNLLIINPRDIPGLVKEMRKVPFSAFTGVNTLFNALLNNPDFARLDFSRLRLTMGGGMAVQRAVADRWRAVTGRSLAQAYGLTETSPAVTINPLDVKEFTGSIGLPVPSTEISIRDDAGTELGIGETGEICVRGPQVTQGYWQRPDETALVLYADGFLRTGDVGYVDEKGYVFLVDRKKDMILVSGFNVYPNEVEDVAALHPGVREVAAVGVPDERSGEAVKLYVIRKDPTLDAETLIAHCRKQLTGYKVPRYIEFRDDLPRTNVGKILRRELKPAAQEAAQSQNRQPSRA; translated from the coding sequence ATGGAACGAATCTGGCAGAAAAGCTATCCCGCGGGCGTGCCCGCGGAGATCGAGATGGACGGCGTGACGACGCTGGTGTCGGTGGTGCGCGAGAGCTGCCGGCGCTACGCCGGCAAGACCTCGTACATCAGCATGGGCAAATCGCTCAGCTATGCCGAACTCGACCGGCTGACGCGCGAATTCGCGGCCTGGCTGCACGCCAACGGCCTGGGCCGCGGCGACCGCGTCGCGCTCATGATGCCCAACCTGCTGCAATACCCCGTGTGCCTGTTCGGCGCCTTGCGCGCCGGCTGCGTGGTGGTCAACTGCAACCCGCTCTATACCCCGCACGAACTCCAGCACCAGTTGGCCGACTCGGGCGCCCGCGTCATCGTGGTCGCGGACAACTTCGCCGCCACCGTGCAGAAGGCCCTGGACGGAACGGCGATAGAACGCGTGGTGGTGACGTCCATCGGCGAGCTGCTGGGGCCGCTCAAGGGCCGCCTGGTGGATTTCGTGGTCCGCCGCGTCAAGCGCATGGTGCCCGCGTGGTCCCTGCCCGGCGCCGTCCGGCTGGGCGATGCACTGCGCGCCGGGAGCAGCGCGCCCTTTGACGAAGTGCAGCTGGACCAGCGCGACCTGGCCTGCCTGCAATACACCGGCGGCACCACCGGCGTGGCCAAGGCGGCCATGCTCACCCACGGCAACCTGGTGGCCAACCTGAGCCAGGCTTACGCCTGGGTCCGGCCGCTGGTGACCGAAGGCGAAGAGTGCATCGTGACCGCCTTGCCGCTGTATCACATCTTCGCGCTGACGGCGAACTGCCTGACCTTCATGAAGATGGGCGCCAGCAACCTGCTCATCATCAACCCGCGCGACATCCCCGGGCTGGTCAAGGAAATGCGCAAGGTGCCGTTTTCGGCCTTCACGGGCGTGAACACGCTGTTCAACGCCCTGCTCAACAATCCGGATTTCGCGCGCCTGGATTTCTCGCGATTGCGCCTGACGATGGGCGGCGGCATGGCGGTGCAGCGCGCCGTGGCCGACCGCTGGCGCGCCGTCACCGGCCGTTCGTTGGCTCAGGCCTATGGCCTGACCGAAACCTCGCCCGCGGTCACGATCAATCCGCTGGACGTGAAGGAATTCACCGGCTCCATCGGCCTGCCCGTGCCATCCACCGAGATATCCATCCGCGATGACGCCGGCACGGAACTGGGCATAGGCGAAACCGGTGAAATCTGCGTGCGCGGTCCCCAGGTCACGCAGGGCTATTGGCAACGGCCCGACGAAACCGCGCTGGTCCTGTACGCGGACGGATTCCTGCGTACCGGCGACGTCGGCTATGTGGACGAGAAAGGCTACGTGTTCCTGGTGGACCGCAAGAAGGACATGATCCTGGTGTCCGGCTTCAACGTCTACCCGAACGAGGTCGAGGACGTGGCCGCCCTGCATCCCGGCGTGCGCGAGGTGGCGGCGGTGGGCGTGCCCGACGAGCGGTCGGGCGAGGCCGTCAAGCTATACGTGATCCGCAAGGACCCCACGCTGGACGCCGAGACGCTGATCGCGCACTGCCGCAAGCAGCTGACGGGCTACAAGGTGCCGCGCTACATCGAGTTCCGCGATGACCTGCCGCGCACCAACGTCGGCAAGATCCTGCGCCGCGAGTTGAAGCCCGCGGCGCAGGAAGCCGCGCAGTCGCAGAATCGGCAGCCGAGCCGGGCCTGA
- a CDS encoding sulfatase-like hydrolase/transferase, translating to MSEVQNVLFIMADQLRADHLSCYGHPYLQTPSLDALAARGTRFDRAFANSGVCGPSRMSYYTGRYPSRHGATWNRVPLSVNEITLGEYLAGQGRELALAGKTHIIPDKAGMERLAIDGASELGILLGRGGFTELDRYDGHHAPGDESGYPAFLRRHGYDSADPWTDYVIAAVDAGGQVVSGWNMRNAHLPARVAEPHSETAYMTDQALDFMKRRGSQPWVLHLSYVKPHWPYMAPDPYHKLYTPDQCLPVLRNREELENAHPVVAAYRQQEESVSFATDECVRVVRPAYQGLIRQLDDHLGRLFDYMEGAGLMKNTLIVFTADHGDFLGDHWLGEKELFYDTVQRVPFIVMDPSAAADATRGRALDDMVESVDLVPTVLRALGKPGPGHRLEGRELQALLHGRDAATPWRDCVYSELDYSFRQARVLCGKTPQNARAWSVRTDRWRYVYWLDEREQLFDLQADPDEFQDLGASSAHAQTRLALRERLLEWMLRGKRRTTISDEAVEKGTNAHKRAGVYFGQW from the coding sequence ATGAGCGAGGTGCAGAATGTGTTGTTCATCATGGCGGACCAGCTGCGGGCCGATCACCTGAGCTGTTATGGCCATCCCTATTTGCAGACGCCCAGCCTGGATGCGTTGGCGGCGCGCGGCACGCGCTTTGACCGCGCCTTCGCGAATTCGGGGGTGTGCGGTCCGTCGCGCATGAGTTACTACACAGGCCGTTATCCCTCGCGCCACGGCGCCACCTGGAACCGCGTGCCGCTATCGGTCAATGAGATCACGTTGGGAGAATACCTGGCGGGGCAGGGCCGCGAACTGGCGCTGGCCGGCAAGACCCACATCATTCCCGACAAGGCCGGCATGGAGCGGCTGGCGATCGATGGCGCCTCCGAACTGGGTATCCTGCTCGGCCGTGGCGGCTTCACCGAATTGGACCGCTACGACGGCCACCATGCGCCGGGCGACGAAAGCGGCTATCCCGCCTTTCTGCGGCGCCACGGCTACGACAGCGCGGACCCGTGGACCGATTATGTGATCGCCGCGGTGGATGCGGGCGGCCAGGTGGTCAGCGGCTGGAACATGCGCAACGCGCATCTGCCCGCGCGCGTGGCCGAGCCGCATTCCGAGACCGCCTATATGACGGACCAGGCGCTGGACTTCATGAAGCGGCGCGGCAGCCAGCCCTGGGTGCTGCACCTGAGCTACGTGAAGCCGCATTGGCCCTACATGGCGCCGGATCCGTACCACAAGCTCTACACGCCGGACCAATGCCTGCCGGTGCTGCGCAACCGGGAAGAACTGGAGAACGCGCATCCGGTGGTGGCGGCCTACCGGCAGCAGGAAGAGAGCGTCAGCTTTGCCACCGACGAATGCGTGCGCGTGGTGCGTCCGGCCTACCAGGGCCTGATCCGGCAGCTGGACGACCATCTGGGCCGTCTGTTCGACTACATGGAAGGCGCGGGCCTGATGAAGAACACGCTCATCGTGTTCACCGCGGACCACGGCGATTTCCTCGGTGACCACTGGCTGGGCGAAAAAGAGCTGTTCTACGACACCGTGCAGCGCGTGCCCTTCATCGTCATGGATCCATCGGCCGCGGCTGACGCCACGCGCGGCCGCGCCTTGGACGACATGGTGGAAAGCGTGGACCTGGTGCCGACGGTGCTGCGCGCGCTGGGAAAACCTGGCCCCGGGCACCGGTTGGAGGGCCGCGAACTGCAGGCCTTGCTACACGGCCGCGATGCCGCCACGCCCTGGCGCGACTGCGTCTACTCGGAGCTGGACTACAGCTTCCGCCAGGCCCGCGTGTTGTGTGGCAAGACGCCGCAGAACGCCCGCGCCTGGTCGGTGCGCACGGACCGCTGGCGTTACGTGTACTGGCTGGACGAGCGCGAACAGCTCTTCGACCTGCAAGCCGATCCGGACGAGTTCCAGGACTTGGGCGCGAGCAGCGCGCATGCGCAAACGCGCCTCGCGCTGCGCGAGCGCCTGCTGGAATGGATGCTGCGCGGCAAGCGCCGCACCACCATCAGCGACGAGGCCGTGGAGAAGGGGACCAACGCCCACAAGCGGGCAGGGGTGTACTTCGGGCAGTGGTAG
- a CDS encoding MarR family winged helix-turn-helix transcriptional regulator, which yields MPTDPASGHRQLSDMLMYRLYQAWSQSNPVFLRLCEGRFGITRREWRVLASAVEGGIMNSAELAAAAKLDPVRTSRTLGTLCEKGWLRRLHDGADRRMVRVEATDEGIALYDALLPEVSHLNDLLVQDLSDDEVALLRDFLGRIEQRGRRMAEDNIVSEKASRRDGGTRRPR from the coding sequence ATGCCGACCGATCCCGCGTCCGGCCACCGCCAGCTTTCGGACATGCTGATGTATCGGCTGTACCAGGCGTGGTCGCAATCGAATCCGGTATTCCTGCGCCTGTGCGAAGGCCGCTTCGGCATCACGCGCCGCGAATGGCGTGTGCTGGCCAGCGCCGTCGAAGGCGGCATCATGAATTCGGCCGAACTGGCCGCCGCCGCCAAACTTGATCCTGTTCGCACTTCTCGTACCCTGGGTACGCTGTGCGAGAAAGGCTGGCTACGGCGTCTGCACGACGGCGCCGATCGGCGCATGGTGCGGGTGGAAGCCACGGATGAAGGCATCGCCCTCTACGACGCTTTGCTGCCCGAGGTCTCGCACCTGAACGACCTGCTGGTGCAGGACCTGAGCGACGACGAGGTCGCCTTGCTGCGCGACTTCCTGGGCCGCATCGAACAGCGCGGCCGCCGCATGGCCGAGGACAACATCGTCTCGGAGAAGGCCAGCCGGCGCGACGGCGGCACGCGCCGGCCGCGGTAG
- a CDS encoding acetyl-CoA C-acyltransferase, with amino-acid sequence MSKQIQDAYIVAATRLPVGKRNGAYITTRPDDMLAAALNGALAQVPGLDAARIDDVIAGCAMPEAEQGMNVARIGLLLAGLPQSVAGVTVNRFCASGLQAVADAAARIRTGEADIMIGAGTESMSAMPQIMGNKVAMNPAIFEHQENIGMAFGMGLTGEKVAERWKVSRADQDAFALASHQKACAAIAAGHFRAEITPYETVSRQPGDASGTVRVTRRLVEVDEGPRPDSSAEALARLKPVFAARGSVTAGNSSQMSDGAAAVILVSDRILRELNLSPLARFAGFAVAGVPPEVMGIGPVAAIPKVLQRAGIGQDALDWIELNEAFAAQSLAVIRELKLDPAKVNPLGGAIALGHPLGATGAIRTATLTHGLRRTGGKYGLVTMCIGTGMGAAGLFEAM; translated from the coding sequence ATGAGCAAGCAGATTCAAGACGCCTACATCGTCGCCGCCACGCGCCTGCCGGTGGGCAAGCGCAACGGCGCCTACATCACCACCCGCCCCGACGACATGCTGGCCGCCGCGCTCAATGGCGCGCTGGCCCAGGTCCCCGGCCTGGACGCCGCGCGCATCGACGACGTCATCGCCGGCTGCGCCATGCCGGAAGCCGAACAAGGCATGAACGTGGCCCGCATCGGCCTGTTGCTCGCCGGCCTGCCGCAAAGCGTGGCCGGCGTCACCGTGAACCGCTTCTGCGCCTCGGGCCTGCAGGCGGTGGCCGACGCCGCGGCCCGCATCCGCACCGGCGAGGCCGACATCATGATCGGCGCCGGCACCGAGTCCATGAGCGCCATGCCGCAGATCATGGGCAACAAGGTGGCGATGAACCCGGCCATCTTCGAACACCAGGAAAACATCGGCATGGCCTTCGGCATGGGCCTGACCGGCGAGAAGGTCGCCGAACGCTGGAAGGTCTCGCGCGCAGACCAGGACGCCTTCGCCTTGGCCTCGCACCAGAAGGCCTGCGCAGCCATCGCCGCCGGCCACTTCCGCGCCGAGATCACGCCCTATGAAACGGTATCGCGCCAGCCCGGCGACGCCAGCGGCACGGTACGCGTCACGCGCCGCCTGGTCGAGGTGGACGAGGGTCCGCGCCCGGACAGCAGCGCAGAGGCGCTGGCGCGCTTGAAGCCCGTGTTCGCCGCGCGTGGCAGCGTCACCGCCGGCAACAGCTCGCAGATGTCCGACGGCGCCGCCGCCGTGATCCTGGTGTCCGACCGCATCCTGCGTGAACTCAATCTGAGCCCGCTGGCGCGCTTTGCCGGCTTCGCCGTGGCCGGCGTGCCGCCCGAAGTCATGGGCATCGGTCCGGTCGCGGCCATCCCCAAGGTGCTGCAACGCGCCGGCATCGGCCAGGACGCGCTGGACTGGATCGAACTGAACGAGGCCTTCGCCGCCCAATCGCTGGCCGTCATCCGCGAACTGAAGCTGGACCCGGCCAAGGTGAATCCGCTGGGCGGCGCGATCGCGCTGGGCCACCCGCTGGGCGCCACCGGCGCGATCCGCACGGCTACCCTGACCCACGGCCTGCGCCGCACCGGCGGCAAGTACGGGCTGGTGACCATGTGCATCGGCACCGGCATGGGCGCGGCGGGGCTGTTCGAGGCGATGTAG
- a CDS encoding 3-hydroxyacyl-CoA dehydrogenase/enoyl-CoA hydratase family protein: MSKFVVKHVAVLGAGVMGAQIAAHLANAGVPVTLFDLAAPEGDRNGTVKKAIAGLKKLEPAPLAGSARLAYIAPANYDDDLERLRGCDLIIEAIAERMDWKTALYERIAPHVAPGAIIASNTSGLSIDALANALPAGLRDRYCGIHFFNPPRYMRLVEIIATSHTQPAVLDQLETWLTSTLGKGVIRALDTPNFVANRIGVFSILAAMHHTARLGLAFDEVDALTGPKIGRPKSATYRTADVVGLDTLAHVVGTMEKNLPDDPWHRYFKLPEWLSALIARGALGQKTGAGVYRKQGREIQVLDLKAQDYVPSAGKLADDVAALLKERDPGKRFAALRASSHPQAQFLWSLFRDIFHYSAVQLEHVADNARDLDLAMRWGFGWAQGPFETWQAAGWQAIAAAVAEDIAAGQAMSDAPLPAWALEPGRNGVHAPEGSYSARTGQLRARSTLPVYRRQLFPERVVGEGASERGVTIWQNEGVRLWNLPQVDAGVAILSVTSKNHTLGAEVLEGILQAVARAEREYDGLVIWHDAPFAVGANLQQVAEACAAGLWDMLEATVEKFQRTSQSFKYAQIPTVAAVQGMALGGGCEFLMHASHRVLALESYVGLVEAGVGLIPAGGGSKEFAGRAAALAAKTATPGEVFPYLQPVFQTIATAQVAKSALEAIATGFAREHDIVVFHPDELLYVAIGQARAAAEAGYTPPARLRDIPVAGRNGIANFEMVLVNMREGGMISAHDYRVARSAAVALCGGEVETGAKVDEEWLLAVERKEFVALLRTPETQARIRHTLDTGKPLRN; this comes from the coding sequence TTGAGCAAGTTCGTCGTCAAACACGTCGCCGTCCTGGGGGCCGGCGTCATGGGCGCGCAGATCGCCGCGCATCTGGCCAATGCCGGCGTGCCCGTCACGCTATTCGACCTGGCCGCCCCCGAAGGCGACCGCAACGGCACGGTCAAGAAGGCGATCGCCGGCTTGAAGAAGCTGGAACCCGCGCCCCTGGCCGGTTCAGCGCGCCTGGCGTACATCGCGCCCGCCAACTACGACGACGACCTGGAGCGCCTGCGCGGCTGCGACCTGATCATCGAGGCCATCGCCGAACGCATGGACTGGAAGACCGCGCTGTACGAGCGCATCGCGCCGCACGTGGCCCCTGGCGCCATCATCGCCTCCAATACCTCGGGCCTGTCGATCGACGCGCTGGCCAACGCCCTGCCCGCGGGCCTGCGCGACCGCTACTGCGGCATCCACTTTTTCAATCCGCCCCGCTACATGCGGCTGGTGGAGATCATCGCCACCTCGCACACCCAGCCCGCCGTGCTGGATCAGCTCGAAACCTGGCTGACCTCGACCCTGGGCAAGGGCGTCATCCGCGCGCTGGACACGCCCAACTTCGTGGCCAACCGCATCGGCGTGTTCTCGATCCTGGCGGCCATGCACCACACGGCCCGTCTCGGCCTGGCGTTCGATGAGGTCGACGCCCTGACCGGGCCGAAGATCGGCCGACCCAAGAGCGCCACCTACCGCACCGCAGACGTGGTCGGCCTGGACACGCTGGCCCATGTGGTCGGCACCATGGAAAAGAATCTGCCGGACGACCCCTGGCACCGCTACTTCAAGCTGCCCGAATGGCTCTCCGCCCTGATCGCCCGGGGCGCATTGGGGCAGAAGACCGGCGCCGGCGTCTACCGCAAGCAGGGCCGCGAAATCCAGGTGCTGGACCTGAAGGCGCAGGACTACGTGCCCAGCGCGGGCAAACTGGCCGACGACGTCGCCGCCCTGCTCAAGGAACGCGACCCGGGCAAGCGCTTCGCCGCGCTGCGCGCCAGCAGCCATCCTCAGGCCCAGTTCCTGTGGAGCCTGTTCCGCGACATCTTCCACTACAGCGCCGTGCAGCTCGAACACGTGGCGGACAACGCGCGCGACCTGGACCTGGCCATGCGCTGGGGCTTCGGCTGGGCCCAAGGTCCGTTTGAAACCTGGCAGGCCGCCGGCTGGCAGGCCATCGCCGCCGCGGTGGCCGAGGACATCGCCGCCGGCCAGGCCATGAGCGACGCGCCGCTGCCGGCGTGGGCGCTGGAACCCGGCCGCAACGGCGTGCATGCGCCCGAAGGCTCCTACTCCGCGCGTACCGGCCAGCTGCGCGCGCGCTCGACGCTGCCGGTGTACCGCCGCCAGCTGTTCCCCGAGCGCGTGGTCGGCGAAGGCGCCAGCGAGCGCGGCGTCACGATCTGGCAGAACGAAGGCGTGCGCCTGTGGAACCTGCCGCAGGTCGACGCCGGCGTAGCCATCCTTTCGGTCACCTCGAAGAACCATACCCTGGGCGCGGAAGTGCTCGAAGGCATCCTGCAGGCGGTAGCGCGCGCCGAGCGCGAGTACGACGGGCTGGTCATCTGGCATGACGCGCCCTTCGCCGTGGGCGCCAACCTGCAGCAGGTCGCCGAGGCCTGCGCCGCTGGACTATGGGACATGCTGGAAGCGACGGTCGAGAAATTCCAGCGCACCTCGCAGTCGTTCAAGTACGCGCAAATTCCCACCGTGGCGGCCGTGCAGGGCATGGCGCTGGGCGGCGGCTGCGAATTCCTGATGCACGCCTCGCACCGGGTGCTAGCGCTGGAAAGCTATGTCGGCCTGGTCGAGGCCGGCGTTGGGCTGATCCCGGCCGGCGGCGGCAGCAAGGAGTTCGCCGGCCGCGCCGCCGCGCTGGCCGCCAAGACCGCCACGCCGGGCGAGGTCTTCCCGTATCTGCAACCGGTGTTCCAGACCATCGCCACGGCGCAGGTCGCCAAGAGCGCGCTGGAAGCCATCGCCACGGGTTTCGCCCGCGAGCATGACATCGTCGTGTTCCACCCGGACGAGCTGCTGTACGTCGCCATCGGCCAGGCGCGTGCCGCGGCCGAGGCGGGCTACACGCCGCCGGCCCGCCTGCGCGACATTCCGGTCGCAGGCCGCAACGGCATCGCCAACTTCGAAATGGTGCTGGTCAACATGCGCGAAGGCGGCATGATCAGCGCGCACGACTACCGCGTGGCGCGCAGCGCCGCCGTCGCCCTGTGCGGCGGCGAGGTCGAAACCGGCGCCAAGGTGGACGAGGAATGGCTGCTGGCCGTGGAACGCAAGGAATTCGTGGCACTGCTGCGCACGCCCGAGACACAGGCCCGCATCCGCCACACCCTGGACACCGGCAAGCCCCTGAGGAACTGA
- a CDS encoding chalcone isomerase family protein, whose product MRRIPGGRTAALSLMLAACLAGAPAQSADVEVAGVRVPDSLSEGGRALVLNGAGVRTKFVVKVYVAALYATAKSSDAAALVNSEEPRRMRLLLLRDVDSKSLDGALQDGLRDNTSAQELAELKAPAARLSALMAEIGAVREGDVVDLDFDARGVAVTDNGKLRGRIDSPTFARALLRVWLGEKPAQASLKKALLGG is encoded by the coding sequence ATGCGTCGCATCCCCGGAGGGCGAACCGCCGCCCTGAGCCTCATGCTTGCCGCCTGCCTGGCCGGCGCCCCCGCGCAGTCCGCCGACGTGGAAGTCGCCGGCGTGCGCGTGCCGGACAGCCTGTCGGAAGGCGGCCGCGCGTTGGTGCTGAACGGCGCCGGCGTGCGTACCAAGTTCGTCGTCAAGGTCTACGTGGCCGCACTGTACGCCACCGCGAAAAGCAGCGACGCGGCCGCGCTGGTCAACAGCGAGGAGCCGCGCCGCATGCGCCTCTTGCTGCTGCGCGACGTCGACAGCAAAAGCCTGGACGGCGCCCTGCAGGACGGACTGCGCGACAATACGTCGGCGCAGGAGCTGGCCGAGCTGAAGGCGCCGGCCGCCCGCCTGTCCGCCCTGATGGCGGAAATCGGCGCGGTGCGCGAAGGCGACGTGGTCGACCTGGATTTCGACGCCCGCGGCGTCGCGGTCACCGACAACGGCAAACTGCGCGGCCGCATCGACAGCCCCACGTTCGCGCGCGCCCTGCTGCGGGTCTGGCTAGGCGAAAAACCCGCGCAAGCCTCCCTGAAAAAAGCCCTGCTGGGCGGCTAG